In a single window of the Streptacidiphilus sp. P02-A3a genome:
- a CDS encoding discoidin domain-containing protein, which translates to MPAQRANRPDRRSEGRNRTLLSAFTAFATLLAFAASAVSATEAHAATGTTYYVDATAGSDSNSGTSPSSPWQSLAKVDAAAFQPGDTVAFQGGETWTGGLTITSSGTAAAPITVTSYGTGQAVIAGQDTVQAAVTLSNVHDVHVTDLAVTNGLNQSVSTSATYRGIYVVAQDTGNMPGIVISGDYVHGIDGPGGSDIGQGGIVVGVTGDTTPTWFSNLQITGNTVANVNAYGISTFTTWCGDCDIYSAETGIPTSEVSATRQAFSNMLIADNYVDNVTGGGITPEYADNSVVQNNTVDKAASNRLVTTGGGNVGIWWQGTNNILVQYNSVLDTAVNDLNPDPTDDMAYDADMGTTGSTVQYNYSDNNSGGFFMCLISATDITLRYNVSQNDHFRPFSIWSGCSDFRGYNNTVWSTTATVARNNGSGGTTQQGIEAFVRDTAPYNNVLFDNVFYNPANASYDCVSSSCNGPDSSMDYSHNLYWDGTAASTVVPANDPDPIVADPRLADPGNAAVPTGALTTAQLQQTLAGYASAASSPVRNAGVSTSTAPPTDLFGTPVPAGAVDLGAAQHAVTATASTTLGTSGGTIADIADGDPTSSWASANSPTLPGTVTVNYSEARTMDAVSLVTAFGQGQGATSVDVQTWNGSSWVTQVAAQPLTWTQNTSSAQWLRIPLPAPVSTTGVQLVIHAANTTWGHLAVYELRPTYGAVASSGLGVLSGTVTGDLVSGGSTGSWASQSSPALPGAVQIDPGAEQTVSTVTLAAAFGQGQGPTSVSIEANPGGVWQQVLAPTTVTWTGNSGTWETHSLTLATPVTATQFRVVINSANLSWGHVALNQVTLR; encoded by the coding sequence ATGCCAGCACAGCGCGCCAACAGACCCGACCGGCGGTCGGAGGGACGCAACCGCACCCTGCTCTCCGCGTTCACCGCGTTCGCCACCCTGCTCGCCTTCGCCGCGAGCGCCGTCAGCGCCACCGAGGCGCACGCGGCCACCGGCACCACCTACTACGTGGACGCCACCGCGGGCAGCGACAGCAACAGCGGCACCAGCCCGAGCAGCCCCTGGCAGAGCCTGGCCAAGGTCGACGCCGCCGCCTTCCAGCCCGGCGACACCGTCGCCTTCCAGGGCGGCGAGACCTGGACCGGCGGCCTGACCATCACCTCCTCCGGCACCGCCGCCGCCCCGATCACGGTCACCTCCTACGGCACCGGCCAGGCGGTGATAGCCGGGCAGGACACCGTCCAGGCCGCGGTGACCCTCAGCAACGTCCACGACGTCCACGTCACCGACCTGGCCGTCACCAACGGCCTCAACCAGTCGGTGTCCACCAGCGCCACCTACCGGGGCATCTACGTCGTCGCCCAGGACACCGGGAACATGCCCGGCATCGTGATCAGCGGCGACTACGTGCACGGCATCGACGGCCCGGGCGGCTCGGACATCGGCCAGGGCGGCATCGTGGTCGGCGTCACCGGCGACACCACCCCCACCTGGTTCTCCAACCTCCAGATCACCGGCAACACGGTCGCCAACGTCAACGCCTACGGCATCTCCACGTTCACCACCTGGTGCGGCGACTGCGACATCTACAGCGCCGAGACCGGCATCCCGACCAGCGAGGTCAGCGCCACCCGGCAGGCCTTCAGCAACATGCTGATCGCGGACAACTACGTCGACAACGTGACCGGCGGCGGCATCACCCCCGAGTACGCCGACAACTCCGTGGTGCAGAACAACACCGTCGACAAGGCCGCCTCCAACCGCCTGGTGACCACCGGCGGCGGCAACGTCGGTATCTGGTGGCAGGGCACCAACAACATACTCGTGCAGTACAACTCGGTGCTCGACACGGCGGTGAACGACCTCAACCCGGACCCCACCGACGACATGGCCTACGACGCGGACATGGGCACCACCGGCAGCACGGTCCAGTACAACTACAGCGACAACAACTCCGGCGGGTTCTTCATGTGCCTGATCTCCGCCACCGACATCACCTTGCGCTACAACGTCAGCCAGAACGACCACTTCCGGCCGTTCAGCATCTGGAGCGGCTGCTCCGACTTCCGCGGCTACAACAACACCGTGTGGAGCACCACCGCCACCGTCGCCCGCAACAACGGCAGCGGCGGAACCACCCAGCAGGGCATCGAGGCGTTCGTCCGGGACACCGCCCCGTACAACAACGTGCTGTTCGACAACGTCTTCTACAACCCCGCCAACGCCAGCTACGACTGCGTCAGTTCGTCCTGCAACGGCCCCGACTCCAGCATGGACTACAGCCACAACCTGTACTGGGACGGCACCGCGGCCTCGACCGTGGTCCCGGCGAACGACCCGGACCCGATCGTCGCCGACCCGCGACTGGCCGACCCCGGCAACGCCGCCGTGCCGACCGGCGCGCTGACCACGGCGCAACTCCAGCAGACCCTGGCCGGCTACGCCTCCGCCGCGTCCTCCCCGGTGCGCAACGCCGGGGTGTCCACCTCCACCGCGCCGCCGACCGACCTGTTCGGCACCCCCGTCCCGGCCGGGGCGGTCGACCTCGGCGCCGCGCAGCACGCGGTCACCGCCACCGCGTCCACCACCCTCGGCACCAGCGGCGGGACCATCGCCGACATCGCCGACGGCGACCCCACCAGCAGCTGGGCCTCCGCGAACAGCCCCACGCTGCCGGGCACGGTCACCGTGAACTACAGCGAGGCCCGCACCATGGACGCGGTCTCCCTGGTCACCGCCTTCGGCCAGGGACAGGGGGCCACCAGCGTCGACGTGCAGACCTGGAACGGTTCGAGCTGGGTCACCCAGGTCGCGGCGCAGCCCCTGACCTGGACCCAGAACACCAGCAGCGCGCAGTGGCTGCGGATCCCGCTGCCCGCCCCGGTCAGCACGACCGGCGTGCAACTGGTGATCCACGCCGCCAACACGACGTGGGGCCACCTCGCGGTGTACGAACTCCGGCCGACCTACGGCGCCGTGGCGTCGAGCGGCCTGGGCGTCCTGTCCGGGACGGTCACCGGTGACCTGGTCAGCGGCGGCAGCACCGGCTCCTGGGCCTCGCAGAGCAGTCCCGCGCTGCCCGGCGCGGTGCAGATCGACCCCGGGGCCGAGCAGACCGTCTCCACCGTCACCCTCGCCGCCGCCTTCGGGCAGGGGCAGGGGCCGACCTCGGTCAGCATCGAGGCCAACCCCGGCGGCGTGTGGCAGCAGGTGCTCGCACCCACCACCGTCACCTGGACCGGCAACAGCGGCACCTGGGAGACCCACAGCCTGACCCTGGCAACCCCCGTCACCGCCACCCAGTTCCGCGTCGTCATCAACTCCGCGAACCTGAGCTGGGGCCACGTCGCCCTCAACCAGGTCACCCTGCGGTAG